In Deinococcus maricopensis DSM 21211, one genomic interval encodes:
- a CDS encoding MFS transporter yields the protein MTTTAPPRVNPWALSGFWFGTSFHWLLLFAVLIPADMLRFVGEADKGKSQGLLIALGAAIAMLLPPIVGAYSDRVGRRLSLIQWSVVVNVVGLLIMAFAPNVWVYGLGFLVLQIGNNAATAPYSALIPQVVPPEQRGRYSGVMGLLQLSGQLLGGVVGALVGFQLLPREVTFILIAALLLFTSTLTVRFVPEPPARPAGPAAPRVNWLALFRHGPFFWVFVTRALFGLGQYSVQPLLQYYLRDVIGNFRLGGVDLGNAVTANSVMLLAIVAGGIASTLLAGRVSDRVGRKPVIYVAGTLMAVAAVALLFAPNLPVVLALAVVFGLGFGAFTSVDWALGSDAMPSAASYARDMGVWHVAFTAPQFISAPQGLLLDWGNAHGHNLGYTLVFGVAASFFVLAMLLVTRVRGVK from the coding sequence ATGACGACTACTGCTCCGCCGCGCGTGAACCCCTGGGCGCTCTCTGGTTTCTGGTTCGGGACGTCCTTCCACTGGCTGCTGCTGTTCGCGGTGCTGATTCCCGCGGACATGCTGCGCTTCGTGGGCGAGGCGGACAAAGGTAAGTCGCAGGGCCTGCTGATCGCGCTCGGCGCGGCCATCGCCATGCTGCTTCCCCCCATCGTCGGCGCGTACAGCGACCGCGTCGGGCGGCGCCTGTCGCTGATTCAGTGGAGCGTCGTCGTGAACGTCGTGGGGCTGCTGATCATGGCGTTCGCGCCGAACGTGTGGGTGTACGGCCTGGGCTTCCTGGTGCTGCAGATCGGCAACAATGCCGCGACCGCGCCGTATAGCGCGCTCATTCCGCAGGTCGTCCCGCCGGAGCAGCGCGGGCGGTACAGCGGCGTCATGGGCCTGCTGCAGCTCTCCGGGCAGCTGCTGGGCGGCGTGGTGGGCGCGCTGGTCGGCTTCCAGCTGCTGCCGCGCGAGGTGACGTTCATCCTCATCGCGGCGCTGCTGCTGTTCACGAGCACCCTCACGGTGCGTTTCGTGCCGGAGCCGCCCGCGCGGCCCGCCGGGCCGGCCGCGCCGCGCGTCAACTGGCTGGCGCTGTTCCGGCACGGGCCGTTCTTCTGGGTGTTCGTGACGCGCGCGCTGTTCGGGCTGGGGCAGTACAGCGTGCAGCCGCTGCTGCAGTACTACCTGCGGGACGTCATCGGGAACTTCCGCCTGGGCGGCGTGGATCTCGGGAACGCGGTCACGGCGAACAGCGTGATGCTGCTGGCCATCGTGGCGGGCGGCATCGCCAGCACGCTCCTGGCGGGCCGCGTGTCGGACCGGGTGGGCCGCAAGCCGGTCATCTACGTGGCGGGCACGCTGATGGCCGTCGCGGCGGTTGCGCTGCTGTTCGCGCCGAACCTGCCGGTGGTGCTGGCGCTCGCAGTGGTGTTCGGGCTGGGGTTCGGGGCGTTCACGAGCGTCGACTGGGCGCTCGGCAGTGACGCGATGCCGAGCGCCGCGAGTTACGCGCGTGACATGGGCGTGTGGCACGTGGCGTTCACGGCGCCGCAGTTCATCAGCGCGCCGCAGGGCCTGCTGCTCGACTGGGGGAACGCGCACGGGCACAACCTCGGGTACACGCTGGTGTTCGGCGTGGCGGCGTCGTTCTTCGTGCTGGCGATGCTGCTGGTGACGCGCGTGCGCGGCGTGAAGTAG